A part of Paenarthrobacter sp. A20 genomic DNA contains:
- a CDS encoding dodecin: MAGHTYSVSEIVGTSTEGVDDAIKNGIATASQTLRNLDWFEVKEIRGHLEDGAVADWQVTIKLGFRLER, from the coding sequence ATGGCTGGCCACACATATAGCGTTTCCGAAATTGTAGGAACTTCCACCGAAGGCGTTGACGACGCGATCAAGAACGGCATCGCGACAGCCTCCCAAACCCTCCGGAACCTGGACTGGTTTGAGGTCAAGGAGATCCGTGGCCACCTCGAAGACGGCGCAGTTGCCGACTGGCAAGTGACCATCAAGCTTGGGTTCCGCCTGGAGCGCTGA
- a CDS encoding universal stress protein produces MSEVIVVGVDNSETAKRAAVAAAKLATALGAELHVISGFSDDRIEEFGSGSDRITVSSADSAEYVARKVSEELDVPGGSVKYFAARGTPANALINYAETNNASLIVVGNKRMKGLGRVLGSIANSVAHGAPCDVYIVNTDVDA; encoded by the coding sequence ATGTCAGAAGTTATTGTCGTCGGCGTCGACAACAGTGAGACTGCCAAGCGCGCAGCAGTTGCAGCAGCGAAGCTCGCCACGGCTCTCGGTGCCGAGCTGCACGTGATCAGCGGCTTCTCCGATGACCGCATCGAAGAATTCGGCAGCGGCAGCGACCGCATCACCGTCTCGTCGGCCGACTCCGCGGAATACGTCGCCCGCAAGGTTTCCGAAGAGCTGGACGTCCCCGGTGGCAGCGTCAAGTACTTCGCGGCCCGCGGCACGCCTGCCAACGCCCTGATCAACTACGCAGAGACCAACAACGCCTCGCTGATCGTGGTGGGGAACAAGCGCATGAAGGGCCTGGGCCGTGTCCTGGGCAGCATCGCCAACAGCGTGGCACACGGTGCCCCGTGCGACGTTTACATCGTCAACACGGACGTGGACGCGTAG